One Gordonia mangrovi genomic region harbors:
- a CDS encoding DNA polymerase Y family protein has product MESPSAEKRILALWCPDWPATAAAIAADLPPHHPVSVLYANRVVACSAPARMAGVRRGMRKRQAQSACPEMTVVATDDHRDGRVFEPVVAVVADLVPVVEVLRPGLVVVPAGRAARYFGGEHVLAEKLIDAVAACGVEVQGGVADELFTAVLAARGGHHVPPGGDVAYLADRPVGDLAVEPSLSDPGRTELAELLRRLGITTIGAFAQMSVRDVATRFAADAVVAHRLANAAPGRPPSGQATPVDLIIEHRCDPPIDRVDSAAFLGRRLADELAGALAAASAACTRLTVEAVTERGQRHARTWRCARPLTPEATADRIRWQLEGWLTGGRPGAEDRPDSPVVMLRLEPIEVVGAGTLQYSLSGNGLPEDPEIGERARRCLVRVQGLLGGDAVQLPITSGGRGPADQITMVALGDERIPARNPAAPWPGRLPQPTPAVLVETPILVLDMTGTPVEVTGRGCFSAEPTTVQMHSAGRRRRSWELRWWAGPWPTGLDDDGAGGLIARAQVLLDDSRALLLCYRARSWVVEGVYE; this is encoded by the coding sequence GTGGAATCGCCATCGGCGGAGAAACGCATCCTCGCCCTCTGGTGCCCGGACTGGCCGGCGACAGCTGCGGCGATCGCCGCGGATCTGCCGCCGCATCACCCGGTCTCCGTCCTGTATGCCAACCGGGTGGTGGCCTGTTCGGCGCCGGCACGGATGGCCGGGGTGCGGCGCGGCATGCGCAAGCGACAGGCGCAGTCGGCCTGCCCGGAGATGACGGTGGTCGCCACCGACGATCACCGGGACGGGCGGGTCTTCGAGCCGGTGGTCGCGGTGGTGGCAGATCTGGTGCCCGTCGTGGAAGTGTTGCGGCCGGGGCTGGTGGTGGTGCCCGCGGGCAGGGCTGCCCGGTATTTCGGGGGTGAGCATGTGTTGGCGGAGAAACTGATCGATGCGGTGGCCGCGTGCGGGGTGGAGGTCCAGGGCGGGGTCGCCGATGAGTTGTTCACCGCAGTGCTGGCCGCGCGTGGCGGGCATCATGTACCGCCGGGGGGCGATGTCGCGTATCTGGCCGATCGGCCGGTCGGTGACCTCGCGGTGGAACCGAGTCTGAGTGACCCGGGTCGGACCGAGTTGGCCGAACTGCTACGCCGACTGGGGATCACCACCATCGGGGCATTCGCTCAGATGTCCGTCCGGGATGTCGCCACCCGGTTCGCCGCCGATGCGGTGGTGGCGCATCGGCTGGCCAACGCCGCGCCCGGCAGGCCACCCTCGGGTCAGGCGACTCCGGTCGATCTGATCATCGAACACCGGTGTGACCCGCCGATCGATCGGGTGGATTCGGCCGCCTTCCTCGGGCGCCGCCTGGCAGACGAACTTGCCGGCGCTCTGGCGGCCGCATCGGCGGCGTGTACCCGGCTCACCGTCGAAGCGGTCACCGAGCGCGGACAGCGTCACGCGCGGACCTGGCGATGCGCGCGACCGCTGACCCCGGAGGCCACCGCCGATCGGATCCGGTGGCAGCTCGAAGGGTGGTTGACCGGCGGACGTCCCGGTGCCGAAGACCGACCGGATTCCCCGGTGGTCATGCTCCGCCTCGAACCCATCGAGGTCGTCGGGGCGGGCACGTTGCAATACTCGTTGAGCGGCAACGGCCTACCCGAGGACCCGGAGATCGGTGAACGGGCGCGCCGTTGCCTCGTGCGGGTGCAGGGGCTGCTGGGTGGCGATGCCGTGCAGCTTCCCATCACGAGCGGCGGTCGGGGTCCGGCGGACCAGATCACCATGGTGGCGCTCGGTGACGAGCGGATCCCGGCGCGGAATCCGGCGGCGCCGTGGCCGGGCCGATTGCCCCAGCCGACCCCGGCGGTGCTGGTGGAGACCCCGATCCTGGTGCTGGACATGACGGGTACCCCGGTGGAGGTCACCGGCCGGGGATGTTTCTCCGCCGAGCCCACCACAGTGCAGATGCATTCTGCGGGAAGGCGCCGACGGAGCTGGGAACTGCGGTGGTGGGCCGGGCCATGGCCGACCGGCCTCGACGACGACGGTGCCGGCGGACTGATCGCCCGAGCCCAGGTGCTGCTCGATGATTCGCGTGCCCTGCTCCTGTGTTATCGGGCACGGAGCTGGGTGGTGGAGGGGGTCTACGAGTGA
- a CDS encoding alanine racemase — protein MIDTPYLAVDVDRLDRNIDAVATQARTSGLDLRPHTKTHKCAQIARRQLDAGAVGLTVATIGEAEMFAAALTSSRTDSAPVDLFIAYPLWVTATKGDRLQALAQQTRLRLAVDSVVGAQQLAAGLGGSEVEVVVEVDSGQHRTGVAPDDAGVVATAAADAGLQVVGVFTFPGHGYGPGDARRRAAEQEIEALSAAAQRLRDNGFDPIVRSGGSTPTIEFSGSGVLTEIRPGVYPFNDAQQWELGSCTADDIALTAVATVVHRSGTRIVTDAGSKILGADRPPWVSGFGRLLDAPDAVVTSLSEHHAVIEYPAGHPVTSIPDPGATVHMVPNHVCTAVNLVDELIVPRDDGSAARWPVVARGANS, from the coding sequence ATGATCGACACCCCTTATCTGGCGGTCGATGTCGACCGACTCGATCGCAACATCGATGCGGTCGCCACCCAGGCGCGCACGTCGGGACTCGATCTGCGGCCCCACACCAAGACCCACAAGTGCGCCCAGATCGCCCGGCGTCAACTCGATGCCGGCGCGGTCGGATTGACCGTCGCGACCATCGGCGAGGCGGAGATGTTCGCGGCGGCGCTCACCTCCTCCCGGACCGACTCGGCCCCGGTCGACCTGTTCATCGCCTACCCACTGTGGGTGACGGCGACCAAAGGTGATCGGTTGCAGGCGTTGGCACAGCAGACCCGACTGCGCCTCGCGGTCGACTCCGTCGTCGGGGCGCAGCAACTCGCCGCCGGACTGGGTGGCAGCGAGGTGGAGGTCGTGGTGGAGGTCGATTCCGGTCAGCATCGCACCGGGGTCGCTCCCGACGATGCCGGGGTGGTGGCGACCGCCGCCGCCGACGCCGGGCTGCAGGTGGTGGGGGTGTTCACCTTTCCCGGGCACGGATACGGCCCGGGTGATGCGCGCCGGCGCGCCGCCGAGCAGGAGATCGAGGCTCTGTCGGCGGCTGCACAGCGGCTGCGCGACAACGGGTTCGACCCGATTGTGCGCAGCGGCGGCTCTACGCCGACGATCGAGTTCAGTGGTTCCGGCGTGCTCACCGAGATCCGGCCCGGCGTGTACCCGTTCAACGACGCCCAGCAGTGGGAACTCGGATCGTGTACCGCCGACGACATCGCATTGACCGCGGTGGCCACCGTGGTGCATCGCAGCGGGACCCGGATCGTCACCGACGCGGGCAGCAAGATCCTGGGTGCGGACCGGCCGCCCTGGGTGTCGGGGTTCGGTCGTCTGCTCGACGCCCCGGATGCGGTCGTCACGTCCTTGTCGGAGCATCACGCGGTGATCGAGTACCCCGCCGGCCACCCGGTCACGTCGATCCCCGATCCGGGTGCCACCGTGCACATGGTGCCCAATCATGTGTGCACCGCGGTCAATCTGGTCGACGAACTCATCGTGCCGCGCGACGACGGGTCGGCAGCACGCTGGCCGGTGGTCGCTCGCGGCGCCAACAGCTGA
- a CDS encoding SDR family oxidoreductase, with translation MTTYFITGGSGFIGRRIIERLRVVEPDATILVLVRENTLPRFSRYLASAPELDQITPVVGNLTAPGLGLGAADLPDIDHVIHLAAIYDMTADADAQHAANVEGTARVADFAQQVDAMLHHVSSIAVSGDHRGTFTEHDFDCGQGFPTPYHRTKFAAEKLVREREGLRWRIYRPSVVVGDSHTGEMDKIDGPYYFFGHLRLLGALPHSLPLPMPDLGHVNIVPVDYVANGIVALCSTQPGRSGQVFHLADPRRRTITDMYNAIAPGFRGPRGHNVIPRALVEPLVTVAGSGVLRVARDLVATQQGIPPALLDGMSLTADFRSDDSVAALRDRGIELPDLDDYGPRLWTYWSRHLDPARHRRTDPRGPLVGKHVLITGGSTGIGKATARMCVARGADVFIVARDRDALDAAVAELSATGSKEGVPPGRVFAYPCDITDEEAVAGLVKTVLAEHDHVDVLVNNAGRSIRRAAVNSTDRLHDHHRLMAVNYFGAVTLTLALLPHMVARQSGHVVNVSSVAVQSRGPRFGAYAASKAALEAFSEATRTETLSDHVTFSNVRLPLVRTRMIAPTHAYDNQAGIWGVDKAASRVLHAITERPYTVNSPIGVLAEVGHLFAGRLTTRVMHQEYLMIGESAAALGNSSDAER, from the coding sequence ATGACCACCTACTTCATCACCGGCGGCTCCGGCTTCATCGGACGCCGCATCATCGAACGCCTCCGCGTCGTCGAGCCCGACGCCACGATCCTCGTCCTGGTTCGGGAGAACACCCTGCCCCGATTCAGCCGGTACCTCGCGTCGGCGCCCGAACTCGACCAGATCACCCCGGTCGTCGGGAACCTCACCGCTCCCGGACTCGGGCTCGGCGCCGCCGACCTTCCCGACATCGACCACGTCATCCACCTCGCCGCGATCTACGACATGACCGCCGACGCCGACGCCCAACACGCCGCCAATGTGGAGGGCACGGCACGCGTCGCCGACTTCGCACAACAGGTGGACGCGATGCTGCACCACGTGTCCTCGATCGCGGTCTCGGGCGATCATCGCGGCACCTTCACCGAACACGACTTCGACTGCGGCCAGGGTTTCCCGACTCCGTACCACCGCACGAAGTTCGCGGCAGAGAAGCTCGTGCGCGAGCGAGAAGGGCTGCGCTGGCGGATATATCGACCCTCGGTGGTCGTCGGCGATTCGCACACGGGCGAGATGGACAAGATCGACGGACCGTACTACTTCTTCGGACATCTCCGGCTGCTCGGGGCGCTCCCGCACAGCCTTCCGCTGCCGATGCCCGACCTCGGCCATGTGAACATCGTGCCGGTCGACTATGTCGCCAACGGCATCGTCGCCCTGTGCTCCACGCAGCCCGGGCGCAGCGGACAGGTGTTTCACCTCGCCGATCCCCGACGACGCACCATCACCGACATGTACAACGCGATCGCGCCTGGATTCCGCGGTCCGCGCGGACACAACGTCATCCCCCGCGCCCTGGTGGAGCCGCTGGTGACCGTGGCCGGTTCCGGTGTGCTGCGCGTGGCCCGCGACCTCGTCGCCACCCAGCAGGGCATCCCACCCGCGCTGCTCGACGGCATGTCGCTGACCGCCGACTTCCGTTCCGACGACTCCGTGGCTGCGCTGCGCGACCGGGGCATCGAACTCCCCGACCTCGACGACTACGGGCCACGGCTGTGGACCTACTGGTCCCGCCATCTCGATCCGGCTCGACACCGCCGGACCGATCCCCGCGGACCGCTGGTGGGCAAGCATGTCCTGATCACCGGCGGATCGACGGGTATCGGCAAGGCCACCGCCCGCATGTGCGTGGCGCGCGGCGCCGACGTGTTCATCGTGGCGCGTGATCGCGATGCGCTCGATGCCGCGGTCGCCGAGTTGTCGGCGACCGGCAGCAAGGAGGGGGTGCCGCCGGGTCGCGTGTTCGCCTATCCGTGCGACATCACCGACGAGGAGGCCGTGGCCGGTCTGGTCAAGACCGTTCTGGCCGAACATGATCACGTCGACGTCCTGGTCAACAATGCGGGCCGGTCCATACGTCGCGCCGCGGTCAACTCCACCGACCGTCTCCACGACCATCACCGGTTGATGGCCGTCAACTACTTCGGCGCGGTCACGCTGACCCTCGCCCTGCTGCCGCATATGGTGGCGCGGCAGTCGGGACATGTCGTGAACGTCTCTTCGGTGGCGGTGCAGTCGCGCGGGCCGCGGTTCGGTGCGTACGCGGCGTCGAAGGCGGCACTGGAGGCGTTCAGCGAGGCGACCAGGACCGAAACACTCTCCGATCATGTGACCTTCAGCAACGTCCGGCTACCCCTTGTCCGTACTCGGATGATCGCCCCCACCCACGCCTACGACAATCAGGCCGGCATCTGGGGTGTCGACAAGGCAGCTTCGCGCGTCCTGCACGCGATCACCGAACGGCCCTACACGGTGAACTCACCCATCGGTGTCCTCGCCGAGGTGGGCCATCTGTTCGCCGGGCGACTCACCACCCGGGTGATGCACCAGGAGTACCTGATGATCGGCGAATCGGCTGCCGCGCTGGGCAATTCCTCCGATGCCGAGCGCTGA
- a CDS encoding GNAT family N-acetyltransferase produces MDGRDQVVCRPEVPADIEGIRALVTAAFGQPDEADLVDALRADGEAWIPELSVVATDVDDRIVGYALVTRCRVGGEPALALAPCAVTPRLQNRGVGTAVTADVLRRARVTVGVPDLVVVLGHPGFYPRFGFRRASDQGISVSFEVSDEALMYLDLDPGHPIASGEITYPAAFGV; encoded by the coding sequence ATGGATGGTCGCGACCAGGTCGTATGCCGACCGGAGGTGCCTGCCGACATCGAGGGGATTCGTGCTCTGGTCACCGCCGCATTCGGACAACCCGACGAGGCGGACCTGGTCGACGCGCTTCGGGCGGACGGCGAGGCATGGATTCCTGAGCTCTCGGTCGTCGCGACGGACGTCGACGATCGGATCGTGGGGTACGCGTTGGTGACCCGATGCCGGGTCGGCGGTGAGCCGGCGCTCGCGTTGGCGCCGTGTGCGGTGACGCCGCGGCTGCAGAACCGTGGTGTCGGCACGGCGGTGACCGCCGACGTGCTTCGTCGGGCGCGGGTGACGGTCGGCGTCCCGGATCTCGTCGTGGTGCTGGGCCATCCGGGGTTCTATCCGCGATTCGGCTTCCGTCGCGCCTCGGATCAGGGGATCTCGGTCTCCTTCGAGGTGTCCGACGAGGCGCTGATGTATCTCGATCTCGATCCGGGCCATCCGATTGCCTCCGGCGAGATCACCTACCCCGCCGCTTTCGGGGTGTGA
- a CDS encoding error-prone DNA polymerase: MGWDQGPPTWSEMERVLSGRAPGGGRPGEAFGPGDNTGDGNDSPAWSRKRGAYRAEGVERGRSAVPFAELHAHSAYSFLDGASMPEEMVEEAQRLGLSALALTDHDGFYGIVRFAEAAREFEMPTVFGAELSLEPDAARTGVADPPGEHLLVLARDSEGYRRLSRTIADAHMLGGEKGLLRYDRDILPEMAGGHWLILTGCRKGAVRRALDRGGPPAAREALAGLVERYGAEDVVVELTAQGLPDDDERNAVLAALAGEFGLATVATTGAHFAGPRRRRLATAVAAVRARTDIETIDGWLPGVGGAHLRSGDEMARLLPGHPEAIDNAVGLAADCAFRLGLIAPQLPPFDVPDGHTENSWLREKTMAGALRRYGPPSAHPQAYRQIEHELAIIETLTFPGYFLVVADIVDFCKANDILCQGRGSAANSAVCYALGITNVDPVANKLLFERFLAPERDGPPDIDVDIESDRREEAIQYVYRRYGRDYSAQVANVITYRGKSAVRDMARALGYATGQQDAWSRTPDEAPADVTHLAGEILGMPRHLGIHSGGMVICDRPIADVCPTEWARMADRSVLQWDKDDCAAIGLVKFDLLGLGMLSALHYAIDLVAEHKGIEVDLATLDLTEPAVYEMLCRADSVGVFQVESRAQMATLPRLRPRTFYDLVVEVALIRPGPIQGGSVHPYIRRRNGVEEPAVEHPSMHKALDRTLGVPLFQEQLMQLAVDVAGFDASEADQLRRAMGSKRSPERMERLRRRFYAGMEKLHGITGEMADRIFEKMAAFANFGFPESHSQSFASLVFYSSWFKLHHPAAFCAALLRAQPMGFYSPQSLVADARRHGVRVHRPDINRSLAHATLENEGLEVRLGLGGVRGVGADVAEKIVESRTREGDFTDIADVSRRAGLTVGQLEGLAGADAFACFGVSRRQALWEAGAAATVRSDQLPLEAAAHAPTLPGLSDVELAATDAWATGITPTSYPTQFLRPRLDAMGVIPADGLLAVADGSRVLVAGAVTHRQRPATASGVTFINLEDETGMVNVVCSVGLWTRHRNLAHSASALLIRGTVQNAEGAVTVVAERLQRLDLRVGTRSRDWH, from the coding sequence GTGGGCTGGGATCAGGGACCACCGACATGGTCGGAGATGGAACGGGTGCTCTCCGGCCGCGCGCCGGGCGGAGGACGTCCGGGCGAGGCGTTCGGTCCCGGCGACAACACCGGCGACGGCAACGACAGTCCGGCATGGTCACGCAAACGGGGGGCCTACCGCGCCGAGGGGGTGGAGCGCGGGCGCTCGGCGGTGCCGTTCGCGGAGCTGCACGCACACAGTGCCTACAGCTTTCTCGACGGTGCCTCGATGCCCGAGGAGATGGTGGAGGAGGCGCAACGCCTGGGCTTGTCCGCGTTGGCCCTGACCGACCACGATGGTTTCTACGGGATCGTGCGATTCGCCGAGGCGGCACGCGAGTTCGAGATGCCGACGGTGTTCGGGGCCGAACTCTCCCTGGAACCCGATGCCGCGCGTACGGGTGTCGCCGATCCACCGGGTGAACATCTGCTGGTCCTCGCCCGCGACAGCGAAGGATATCGACGACTGTCGCGGACCATCGCCGACGCACACATGCTCGGCGGGGAGAAGGGACTGCTGCGCTATGACCGCGACATCTTGCCCGAGATGGCCGGTGGGCACTGGCTGATCCTCACCGGATGCCGGAAAGGGGCGGTGCGTAGGGCGCTCGACCGCGGCGGCCCGCCGGCGGCGCGCGAGGCACTCGCCGGGTTGGTCGAGCGATACGGCGCCGAGGACGTCGTCGTGGAACTCACCGCGCAGGGGCTGCCCGATGATGACGAACGCAACGCGGTCCTGGCCGCACTGGCCGGCGAGTTCGGGCTGGCGACGGTGGCCACCACCGGTGCGCATTTCGCCGGACCGCGACGGCGCCGACTGGCCACGGCCGTCGCAGCGGTCCGCGCCCGGACCGACATCGAGACCATCGACGGATGGCTGCCGGGGGTCGGCGGTGCGCATCTGCGCAGCGGTGACGAGATGGCCAGGCTGCTGCCCGGACACCCCGAGGCCATCGACAACGCGGTCGGTCTGGCAGCCGACTGCGCCTTCCGGCTCGGTCTCATCGCGCCGCAGTTGCCGCCGTTCGACGTGCCCGACGGCCACACCGAGAACAGCTGGCTGAGGGAGAAGACGATGGCCGGGGCGCTGCGTCGGTATGGACCACCGAGTGCCCATCCGCAGGCCTATCGGCAGATCGAACACGAACTGGCCATCATCGAGACACTCACCTTCCCGGGCTATTTCCTGGTGGTCGCCGACATCGTCGATTTCTGCAAGGCCAACGACATCCTGTGTCAGGGCCGGGGCAGCGCAGCGAACTCCGCGGTCTGTTACGCCCTCGGGATCACCAATGTCGATCCGGTGGCCAACAAGTTGTTGTTCGAACGCTTCCTCGCGCCGGAGCGGGACGGCCCGCCGGATATCGACGTGGACATCGAATCCGACCGCCGGGAGGAGGCGATCCAGTACGTCTACCGCCGATACGGTCGCGACTACAGCGCGCAGGTTGCCAACGTCATCACCTATCGCGGCAAGTCGGCGGTTCGGGACATGGCCCGGGCGCTGGGGTACGCCACCGGCCAGCAGGACGCCTGGAGCCGGACGCCTGACGAGGCACCCGCGGACGTCACCCATCTCGCCGGCGAGATCCTGGGTATGCCGAGGCATCTGGGCATCCACTCGGGTGGGATGGTGATCTGCGACCGGCCGATCGCCGACGTGTGCCCGACCGAATGGGCACGGATGGCCGATCGCAGCGTCCTGCAGTGGGACAAGGACGACTGCGCCGCCATCGGTCTGGTGAAATTCGATCTCCTCGGTCTGGGCATGCTGTCGGCATTGCACTACGCGATCGATCTGGTGGCCGAACACAAGGGGATCGAGGTCGATCTCGCCACCCTCGACCTCACCGAACCCGCGGTCTACGAGATGCTCTGTCGCGCCGACTCGGTCGGCGTCTTCCAGGTGGAGTCGCGTGCGCAGATGGCCACCCTGCCGCGGCTGCGACCGCGCACCTTCTATGACCTGGTGGTGGAGGTGGCCCTCATCCGCCCCGGCCCCATCCAGGGTGGATCGGTGCACCCCTACATCCGTCGCCGCAACGGGGTCGAGGAGCCTGCCGTCGAGCACCCGTCGATGCACAAGGCGCTCGACCGGACGCTCGGGGTGCCGTTGTTCCAGGAACAGTTGATGCAGCTCGCGGTCGACGTGGCCGGATTCGATGCCTCCGAGGCCGATCAATTGCGGCGTGCGATGGGATCCAAACGTTCGCCGGAACGGATGGAGCGGCTCCGTCGGCGCTTCTACGCCGGAATGGAGAAACTGCACGGGATCACCGGCGAGATGGCCGATCGCATCTTCGAGAAGATGGCGGCGTTCGCGAATTTCGGTTTCCCGGAGAGCCATTCCCAGAGTTTCGCGTCGCTGGTGTTCTATTCGTCATGGTTCAAGCTGCACCATCCGGCCGCGTTCTGCGCTGCCCTGCTGCGGGCACAGCCGATGGGTTTCTACTCGCCGCAGTCCCTGGTCGCCGATGCCCGGCGCCACGGCGTGCGGGTCCATCGCCCCGACATCAACAGATCATTGGCGCACGCGACTCTGGAGAATGAGGGTCTCGAGGTGCGGCTCGGTCTCGGTGGTGTGCGTGGTGTCGGCGCCGACGTTGCCGAGAAGATCGTCGAATCCCGGACTCGGGAAGGCGATTTCACCGACATCGCGGATGTGTCCCGGCGGGCCGGCCTGACGGTCGGCCAACTCGAGGGCCTGGCCGGTGCCGATGCGTTCGCGTGTTTCGGGGTGAGCCGTCGGCAGGCGCTCTGGGAGGCCGGAGCCGCCGCGACGGTGCGTTCGGACCAACTGCCGCTCGAAGCGGCTGCGCACGCGCCGACGCTTCCGGGGCTCTCCGATGTGGAACTCGCGGCCACCGATGCCTGGGCCACCGGGATCACCCCGACGTCGTATCCCACTCAGTTCCTGCGGCCGCGACTGGATGCGATGGGGGTGATCCCCGCAGACGGGTTGTTGGCGGTGGCCGATGGTTCGCGTGTGCTGGTGGCCGGGGCGGTCACCCATCGACAGCGGCCGGCGACCGCATCCGGTGTGACATTTATCAACCTGGAGGACGAAACCGGAATGGTGAACGTGGTGTGTTCGGTCGGGTTGTGGACGCGTCACCGAAATCTGGCACACTCAGCCTCGGCATTGCTGATCCGGGGCACCGTGCAAAACGCCGAGGGGGCGGTGACGGTGGTGGCAGAGCGTTTGCAGCGCTTGGATCTTCGTGTGGGAACACGTTCCCGTGACTGGCACTGA
- a CDS encoding DUF167 domain-containing protein yields the protein MARQIVVTVKPSSRKGPLVETTPAGSMTIYVREPATEGRANKAVAEILADHLGVPKSRVALVGGATARTKRFRID from the coding sequence ATGGCGAGGCAGATCGTGGTGACCGTGAAGCCGAGCAGCCGCAAAGGACCACTGGTGGAGACGACTCCGGCGGGCTCGATGACCATCTACGTGCGTGAGCCGGCCACGGAAGGACGGGCGAACAAGGCGGTGGCGGAGATCTTGGCCGATCACCTCGGTGTGCCCAAGAGCCGTGTCGCACTCGTGGGTGGTGCGACCGCGCGGACCAAACGATTCCGCATCGACTGA
- a CDS encoding tRNA (cytidine(34)-2'-O)-methyltransferase, translating into MFRIMFYQPCIPPNTGNAIRLAANTGCELHLIEPLGFDMSDAQVKRAGLDYHEMATVTVHPDLTTAWAALRPERVFAFTAHASRYHTDITYRPGDVLLFGPEPTGLPDEVLDQPQITDRVRIPMLAGRRSHNLANAASIVVYEAWRQNGFSGAV; encoded by the coding sequence GTGTTCCGCATCATGTTCTATCAGCCGTGTATTCCGCCGAATACGGGCAACGCGATCCGGCTGGCCGCCAACACCGGCTGTGAGCTGCACCTGATCGAGCCGTTGGGCTTCGACATGTCCGATGCGCAGGTGAAACGCGCCGGTCTCGACTACCACGAGATGGCCACCGTGACAGTACATCCCGATCTGACGACGGCGTGGGCGGCGCTGCGGCCGGAGCGGGTGTTCGCCTTCACCGCACACGCCTCGCGCTATCACACCGACATCACCTACCGGCCGGGCGATGTGCTGCTGTTCGGCCCGGAGCCGACGGGTCTGCCCGACGAGGTTCTCGACCAACCGCAGATCACCGACCGTGTCCGGATTCCGATGCTCGCGGGCCGCCGGTCACACAACCTCGCCAACGCCGCCAGCATCGTCGTCTACGAGGCGTGGCGTCAGAACGGGTTCAGCGGCGCGGTGTGA
- a CDS encoding serine/threonine dehydratase has translation MSPDPVTRADVADAQDRTAGRVRHTPPFRASLATVSGPIEVVFKQEYLQLGGCFKARGSLNAVLHAADNGQLDDAGILVASGGNAAIGAAWAGRIAGCRCTVVVPETAPAVKVESLRALGADVHLIGRRYQDAADAATQMAERSGALALHAYDLPDIVAGAGTIGLELAEDVDGPLTTVVCVGGGGLLGGMTAAMRAGDRMVGVEPIGASCLRSALDAGRPVPVELDSVAADSLGATRLGDICWATIADREVTSVTVSDADLIAARQLLWTDYRILVEHGTASAVAAVCTGKVRAAPGTTLCVVLCGANTPLTLDS, from the coding sequence ATGTCGCCCGATCCCGTGACCCGCGCCGACGTCGCCGACGCGCAGGACCGGACCGCTGGGCGCGTACGGCACACACCGCCTTTCCGGGCATCGTTGGCCACGGTGTCCGGACCGATCGAGGTGGTCTTCAAACAGGAGTACCTACAACTCGGCGGCTGCTTCAAAGCACGTGGCAGCCTCAACGCCGTACTGCACGCCGCCGACAACGGTCAGCTCGACGACGCCGGCATCCTGGTGGCATCAGGCGGCAACGCCGCGATCGGCGCCGCGTGGGCGGGCAGAATCGCCGGGTGCCGGTGCACCGTCGTCGTTCCGGAGACCGCGCCGGCAGTGAAGGTGGAGAGTCTGCGCGCGCTGGGCGCCGACGTCCATCTGATCGGCCGGCGCTACCAGGACGCGGCCGATGCCGCCACGCAGATGGCCGAGCGCTCGGGGGCGTTGGCGCTGCACGCCTACGATCTGCCCGACATCGTCGCGGGCGCCGGGACCATCGGCCTCGAACTCGCCGAGGACGTCGACGGGCCGCTGACCACGGTGGTGTGTGTCGGTGGCGGTGGACTGCTCGGCGGCATGACGGCGGCCATGCGGGCCGGCGACCGGATGGTCGGCGTCGAACCGATCGGGGCGTCCTGTCTGCGATCGGCGCTGGACGCCGGCCGGCCGGTGCCGGTGGAATTGGACAGCGTGGCAGCCGACTCGCTGGGCGCCACCCGCCTGGGTGACATCTGCTGGGCGACGATCGCCGACCGCGAGGTGACCAGCGTTACGGTGTCCGACGCCGACCTGATCGCGGCGCGGCAGTTGTTGTGGACCGACTACCGCATCCTGGTCGAACACGGCACGGCGAGCGCGGTCGCCGCCGTGTGCACCGGCAAGGTCCGCGCAGCGCCGGGCACCACCCTCTGTGTTGTCCTCTGCGGCGCCAACACTCCCCTGACGCTCGATTCGTAG